From a region of the Vanrija pseudolonga chromosome 2, complete sequence genome:
- the rbm5-a gene encoding RNA-binding protein 5-A, producing MNRARSRSPDYRQRAYSPSRATGGHSPPPPPRRYDGGRGRFDDDSRDRRPPPRRYDDDRRYDRDRPLPYEEERRGGYGGGGGYGGRDYDDDRRGGGGGRDYEPRRHDYRDYDRPRRDDHWERGMDVDDHQPARRQRAEPSPPSRDVILLGLDPELTETELAGFLRTEHGAAVDSTKIVRDRSTGQSKLFGFAQFSTVEEAERFISANFPTITMPALYTHSDPKTVKIDFAGARADSHRAPGGGGGAAPPFSATPRGHDGMRDIGAPGEGQRVLLLRHLDQGTYSGEVTRRLAEEISRMIGKGSERDAEAAISRVVMITDRDTSAPWGFAFVELVTPELATALLSYLLSPQHQPNGFLISQVPIAVSFANASAFIPTPAGPLGGEFLLKSAPNGGIGAGTIASPDGEYCAYWHQQAGAVETIPRGAPPVPARGSPLEIPAATKTFLGNLAGVVAPKPKAPAPTATPAGAISQPSTAGPSSQTADATPAPLAGSMGPIKIGGFGSFGKKPKKSEEVGLIHISGRNAFGDEEDVDLVGKDTVLLSRTKGAKIIPPTSTSRKVATNISKWNTKQSELSAPKAPAPPKGVSGANAVVSIRPPSASAAASSSNLDNGPAEDAEFDYTDTSSFATSGKVACLLCQRQFKIEDTLRKHIFTRLALPFTPEPRRRRKLGLGGVDADGGTYRDRAAERRVVHHQPDKPSLPPLVHGRKPVPEPKPKAPSPPPAAPAPAADESNVGNKLLSKMGWASGTGLGKEGEGRVDPIHVKQFEERSGLGASKGREAGAWSGPGGWQQRKKDMTKERFESSQ from the exons ATGAACCGCGCACGCTCAAGATCACCAGACTACAGGCAGCGCGCGTACTCGCCTTCCCGTGCCACGGGGGgccactcgccgccaccgccgccgaggcggtacgacggtggccgaggacgcTTCGATGACGACAGTAGGGATCGGCGGCCCCCTCCACGgcggtacgacgacgaccggcgGTACGACCGCGACCGGCCGCTGCcgtacgaggaggagcggcggggcgggtatggtggcggaggtggctATGGCGGACGagactacgacgacgaccggcgtggcggcggcggcggacgcgatTATgaaccccgccgccacgactACCGCGATTACGACCGgccacgccgcgacgaccactGGGAGCGCGGGATGGATGTGGATGACCACcagcctgcgcggcggcagcgcgccgagccctccccgccctcgcgcgacgttatcctcctcggcctcgaccccgagctcaCGGAAACGGAGCTCGCTGGCTTCCTCCGCACTGAGCACGGCGCAGCAGTCGACAGCACCAAGATTGTGCGCGACAGGTCGACGGGCCAGTCGAAGCTGTTTGGCTTCGCACAGTTCTCGACCGTGGAAGAGGCGGAGCGCTTCATCTCGGCCAA CTTCCCCACCATCACCATGCCAGCGCTGTACACGCACTCGGACCCCAAGACGGTCAAGATCGACTTtgcaggcgcgcgcgccgactcgcaTCGCGcacccggcggcggtggtggcgcggcgccgccgtttTCCGCCACGCCccgcggccacgacggcaTGCGGGACATTGGAGCGCCGGGCGAGGGGCAGCGCGTACTGCTTCTGcgccacctcgaccaggGGACCTACTCTGGCGAAGTGACGCGCAggctcgccgaggagatcAGCCGCATGATCGGCAAGGGGTCGGAGcgggatgccgaggccgccatcTCCCGCGTTGTCATGATCACCGACCGCGAtacgtcggcgccgtggggCTTTGCcttcgtcgagctcgtgacCCCCGAGCTGGCTACCGCGCTCCTGTCGTACCTCCTCTCGCCACAGCACCAGCCCAACGGCTTCCTGATTTCCCAAGTGCCCATCGCCGTGTCGTTTGCCAATGCGTCAGCGTTTATTCCGACACCTGCTggcccgctcggcggcgagttcTTGCTCAAGTCCGCTCCGAATGGCGGGATTGGCGCAGGCACCATTGCCAGCCCGGACGGAGAGTACTGCGCCTACTGGCATCAACAAGCAGGCGCGGTTGAGACGATTCCCCGTGGAGCGCCGCCAGTGCCCGCGCGTGGATCGCCGCTCGAGATCCCCGCAGCCACCAAGACGTTCCTCGGGAACCTTGCAGGTGTTGTGGCTCCCAAACCCAAGGCGCCTGCCCCCACCGCCACTCCAGCTGGTGCGATCAGCCAACCTTCCACCGCCGGACCCAGCAGCCAGACGGCCGacgccacccccgcgccaCTCGCTGGCTCCATGGGGCCGATCAAGATTGGCGGCTTTGGCTCGTTTGGcaagaagcccaagaagaGTGAAGAAGTCGGCCTTATCCACATCAGCGGCCGTAATGCctttggcgacgaggaagacgtgGACCTCGTGGGCAAGGACACTGTTCTTCTGTCTAGGA CCAAAGGAGCAAAAATCATCCCACCAACATCCACAAGTCGGAAG GTCGCGACCAACATCTCCAAATGGAACACGAAGCAGTCGGAGCTGTCGGCTCCAaaggcgccggcgcctccaAAAGGTGTCTCGGGCGCGAATGCCGTTGTGAGCAttcgcccgccgagcgcctctgctgccgcctcgtcgtccaatCTCGATAACGGACCGGCCGAGGACGCAGAGTTCGACTACACCGACACATCGTCATTCGCCACATCTGGCAAGGTCGCCTGCCTCCTCTGCCAGCGCCAGTTCAAGATCGAAGATACGCTCCGGAAACAT ATCTTCACAAGGCTCGCACTCCCTTTTACACCTGAACCTC GCAGGCGCCGTAaactcggccttggtggcgTAGATGCCGATGGCGGCACGTACCGCGACCGCGCAGCGGAGCGGCGTGTCGTCCACCATCAGCCCGACAAGCCTTCGCTTCCGCCCCTTGTCCATGGCCGCAAGCCGGTTCCCGAACCCAAGCCGAAAGCGCCATCACCGCCTCCAGCTgcacccgcgcccgccgcagaCGAGTCCAATGTCGGCAACAAGCTCCTGTCCAAGATGGGTTGGGCGTCCGGCACTGGgctcggcaaggagggcgagggccgcgTGGATCCCATCCACGTCAAGCAGTTTGAGGAGCGCTCGGGCCTTGGCGCGTCCaagggccgcgaggcgggcgcgtgGTCGGGTCCCGGCGGCTGGCAGCAGCGGAAGAAGGAcatg acAAAGGAGCGCTTCGAGTCGTCCCAGTAG
- the SDR16C6 gene encoding Short-chain dehydrogenase/reductase family 16C member 6 has product MATPRSSISTRSTYERASRQPPTPPPLEARNAPLSSIIQPDDGPLFTRIFGLASIAVAIFRLWTQDAQPSTRAVTVLLLLGGFWLVLVRKNAEAPIDWSKEIVLITGGGSGLGAVLAQKIINDPKRQGVKVVVLTNVPPERFDSRIATYNCDVSSKADVELVADIVRFEVGAPTILINNAGVVNGKLILDLTEDDVRRSFDVNALAHYWTIQAFLPDMLDKRHGHIVNVASVLGLCGFAQCADYCASKAAVISLHASLRSELDLHYTTPEIRTTTVCPGHIQTAMFSRIYVPDRLLLKPLTLSLSPEAVADAISDSLNGSRRDSILRLPFYTHSARLLGPGPSLVPAPLRRAIEWFTAANFAMFNFGPKPSYADRLRAWRTETRARRGFVDPFAHTSRT; this is encoded by the exons ATGGCGACGCCAAGAAGCTCCATCTCGACAAGATCTACATatgagcgagcgagcaggcaaCCCCCAACGCCGCCTCCATTGGAAGCCAGGAACGCTCCCCTGTCCTCCATCATCCAGCCTGATGACG GACCGCTCTTCACTCGTATCTTCGGACTCGCATCCATAGCCGTTGCCATCTTCAGGTTATGGACCCAGGACGCTCAACCCTCGACTCGCGCCGTCACTGTtttgctcctcctcg GGGGCTTCTGGTTGGTCCTTGTCCGAAAGAATGCAGAAGCGCCGATCGACTGGAGCAAGGAGATCGTCCTGATCACTGGAG gcggcagcggcctcggcgcggtgctcgcaCAGAAGATCATCAACGATCCCAAACGGCAAGGGGTAAAGGTCGTTGTCCTGACGAACGTTCCACCAGAGCGTTTCGACTCTAGAATAGCGACCTACAACTGCGACGTGTCGAGCAAGGCCGATgttgagctcgtcgctgaCATTGTACGGTTCGAG GTCGGCGCCCCTACCATCCTCATCAACAACGCTGGCGTTGTCAATGGCAAGCTGATCCTCGAtctcaccgaggacgacgtgcggAG GTCGTTCGATGTCAACGCGCTGGCGCATTACTGGACGATACAGGCCTTCCTCCCTGACATGCTGGACAAACGGCATGGACATATTGTCAACGTCGCTAGCGTCCTTGGTCTCTGCGGCTTTGCCCAGTGTG CTGACTACTGCGCCTCCAAGGCGGCCGTCATCTCTTTGCACGCCAGTCTGCGCAGCGAGCTGGATCTCCA CTACACCACGCCCGAGATCCGCACCACGACCGTCTGTCCCGGCCACATCCAGACAGCCATGTTCAGCAGAATCTACGTCCCGGACCGGTTGTTGCTAAAGCCTCTGACGCTGTCGCTTTCCCCCGAAGCTGTCGCGGATGCGATTAGCGACTCTCTAAATGGCTCGCGCCGCGACTCGATCCTCCGCCTGCCGTTCTACACACACTCGGCTCGGCTCCTGGGTCCCGGGCCATCACTGGTCCCAGCGCCGCTCCGTCGAGCCATTGAATGG TTCACTGCTGCCAACTTTGCCATGTTCAATTTTGGCCCAAAGCCCAGCTATGCGGACCGCCTCCGGGCCTGGAGAACCGAGacccgagcgcgtcgcggttTTGTCGACCCTTTTGCCCACACATCTCGCACATGA
- the MSP1_0 gene encoding Protein MSP1, whose protein sequence is MIIRHSQTMVALRTRALGRARHVLLDSRPLVTSPALRLPRSPIRGRTLATPSDPIDQPFTSSTTLASKSESGSAPPPPVGEGEGDAEPEPPLPPTPSFPAIVTTLTAPPPPSTPLAPEHHVLFNHLATSFIPSNQPCVSPSQGTLMQDGPMGKIMVIDETEAIPDDEDPVIALVSPFEGGDAYIARAVNEVAGHLSADVVRLDLALGVGLDGPFAPLKETGIAAPPLPQSINPLLFTPSTRPPESAPPPMEEEEDEDDSGMAANFGRRVPAMLAVGGPGPGGSPFFSSNVRREGTEVNEDWINFFTSLINMQLPDGEGTPAARRILLLESAAAMSETFEIWWPSLLEAVRRRRRGPVTPSSRGAKSKISQKPTTTQPTTIVLSVPPSLLLPHTAESNSESREEIESQKDRIRSVVEQLGATVDAVHVVDGGDKSEEKLWYSSEEHDHEGRKLREEKRLRAIFNQGPAALLPSFVTPNDGGQAQGGHPILDMLHQVVNRKTKGDGQSAPQLVWKTLAVVPSVRDAELERHERTLRRRAVNAALMMRAVGQLGATLEEPLTMLEAPGSAPWRGRKKRLQRRKEPDPEWAEAVIAWNDAMDLASTAVGKAATEADSIKQAIVLKWGDIQIARAIAADHERHMDDTVSQYLSVSDQQRKQRRKEEKKNAPKEQPPSSDPVVEALKKSKDLGKHERRLLGCIVDQNQLAKASFDDVHLPFKTIDGIRTVISLPLLFPEAFQSGILKDHTTSGALLFGPPGTGKTLLARAIAAESGSRMLAIQPSDVNDMWVGEGEKLVKAVFSLARKLSPCVVFIDEVDSLFGARSARDASGGAKAHNQVLTEFMQEMDGLSSAISNRDKRVVVVGATNRPFDLDDAILRRLPRRLLVDLPTKADRKAILRILLRDEMLADDIDLDKIAEQTESFSGSDLKHLCVAAALAAVKELIEVPWKAASAKATARATKPVATSTAPGGSDPRADVRVAVDEPAPELVKTEAAPAVAEVPTAELSPAGKLVEETYLKQLSERASDVPGAGASTPSASETAATGSAAPETKASSSPTNGERPTRPLSRPKISLDNRLLHARHFDTALGEIRPSSSEEGTMSELRKWSEQYGEGGKKRGKKSGFGKGFGFGQEKLGVGQNFGRVGEESN, encoded by the exons ATGATCATTCGGCATTCTCAAACCATGGTCGCGCTCCGCACGCGCGCCTTGGGACGTGCCCGACATGTTCTCCTCGACAGTAGGCCCCTCGTCACCAGCCCGGCGCTGCGGCTACCGCGCTCTCCGATCCGCGGCCGGACACTGGCGACGCCGTCAGATCCGATCGACCAGCCGTtcacgagctcgacgacgctggcgagcaagtccgagtcgggcagcgctcccccaccacccgtcggtgagggcgagggtgacgCCGAACCCGAACCCCCGTtgccgcccaccccctcctTCCCCGCCATCGTCACGACATTGACGGCCCCTCCACCACCGTCGaccccgctcgcgcccgaACACCACGTCCTCTTCAACCACCTCGCGACCTCGTTCATCCCCTCCAACCAGCCATGCGTGTCCCCGTCCCAAGGGACGCTCATGCAGGACGGTCCGATGGGCAAGATCATGGTCATTGACGAGACCGAGGCGATCCCGGATGACGAGGACCCCGTTatcgcgctcgtgtcgcCCTTTGAGGGAGGAGATGCTTACATCGCGCGCGCTGTCAACGAGGTCGCAGGGCACCTGAGTGCAGATGTTGTCCGGCTagacctcgcgctcggcgttggTCTCGACGGCCCGTTCGCGCCGCTCAAGGAGACTG GCATCGCGGCACCTCCTCTGCCCCAGAGCATCAACCCGCTCCTCTTTACCCCGTCGACTCGTCCGCCCGAGagcgcgcccccgcccatggaagaagaggaggatgAAGATGACTCGGGCATGGCAGCAAACTTTGGCCGCCGTGTCCCCGCCATGCTGGCTGTCGGCGGCCCAGGTCCCGGCGGCTCGCCGTTCTTCTCGTCGAATGTTCGACGTGAGGGCACCGAAGTCAACGAGGACTGGATCAACTTCTTCACCAGCCTCATCAACATGCAGCTGCCTGACGGCGAGGgtacccccgccgcccggcgtatcctcctcctcgagtcggccgcggccaTGTCCGAGACCTTTGAGATCTGGTGGCCTTCACTGCTGGAAGCcgtgcgccgtcgtcgccgtggaCCTGTGACTCCGTCAAGCCGAGGAGCAAAATCCAAGATTTCACAGAAGCCTACAACGACCCAGCCCACGACCATCGTGCTGTCCGTCCCTCCTTCTCTCCTCCTTCCTCACACTGCCGAGAGCAACTCGGAGTCGCGCGAGGAGATCGAGTCGCAGAAGGACCGCATTCGGTCTGTTGTCGAACAGCTTGGCGCCACCGTTGACGCggtgcacgtcgtcgacggtggTGATAAGAGCGAAGAGAAGCTGTGGTACAgcagcgaggagcacgacCACGAGGGCAGGAAACTGCGAGAGGAGAAGCGCCTGCGCGCAATCTTCAACCAGGGCCCCGCGGCCTTGTTACCAAGTTTCGTGACTCCCAACGATGGAGGACAGGCGCAGGGTGGCCACCCCATTCTTGACATGCTCCACCAGGTGGTCAACCGCAAGACCAAGGGAGACGGCcagtcggcgccgcagctgGTCTGGAAGACGCTGGCCGTCGTTCCTTCcgtccgcgacgccgagcttgagcgccACGAGCGTacgctccgccgccgggccgTCAACGCCGCACTCATGATGCGTGCTGTTGGCCAGCTTGGTgcgacgctcgaggagccGCTCACGATGCTTGAGGCACCGGGCTCGGCACCTTGGCGTGGGCGGAAGAAGCGCCTTCAGCGCCGCAAGGAGCCGGACCCAGAGTGGGCCGAGGCTGTCATTGCCTGGAACGACGCCATGGACCTGgccagcaccgccgtcggcaaggcggcgaccgaggccgactcgATCAAGCAGGCCATAGTCCTCAAGTGGGGCGATATCCAGATTGCGCgcgccattgccgccgaCCACGAGCGGCACATGGACGACACCGTTTCGCAGTATCTTTCTGTCTCTGACCAGCAGCGCAAGCAGCGCaggaaggaggagaagaagaatgCGCCCAAGGAGCAGCCGCCGTCCAGCGATCCCGTGGTCGAGGCATTAAAGAAGTCCAAAGACCTTGGAAAGCACGAGCGCCGACTGCTTGGGTGTATTGTCGACCAGAACCAGCTTGCCAAGGCGTCGTTCGACGACGTTCACCTGCCCTTTAAGACGATCGACGGCATCCGAACCGTCATCTCCCTGCCCCTGCTCTTCCCCGAGGCGTTCCAGAGCGGTATCTTGAAGGACCACACGACAAGTGGAGCATTGCTCTTCGGCCCTCCTGGTACCGGCAagacgctgctcgctcggGCCATCGCGGCCGAGAGCGGCTCACGGATGCTTGCAATTCAG CCCAGCGATGTCAACGACATGTGGGTCGGAGAGGGTGAGAAGCTGGTCAAGGCCGTCTTCTCGCTCGCACGCAAGCTCTCGCCCTGTGTCGTCTtcatcgacgaggtcgacagTCTTTTC GGCGCCCGCTCAGCGCGTGACGCCTCTGGTGGTGCCAAGGCGCACAACCAGGTGCTCACCGAGTTCATGCAGGAGATGGACGGTCTCAGCTCGGCGATTAGCAACCGCGACAAGCgagtcgttgtcgtcggtgccACCAACCGGCCGTtcgaccttgacgacgcAATCCTTCGTCGTCTGCCCCGTCGCTTGTTGGTCGACCTGCCAACAAAGGCGGATCGCAAGGCGATCCTGAGGATCCTCTTGCGCGACGAGATGCTTGCCGACGACATTGACCTGGATAAGATTGCCGAGCAGACGGAGAGCTTCTCTGGATCGGACCTGAAGC ACCTCTGCGTTGCAGCTGCACTTGCTGCAGTGAAGGAACTCATCGAGGTGCCGTGgaaggcggcgtcggccaagGCTACAGCACGGGCGACGAAGCCGGTGGCAACAAGCACCGCGCCGGGCGGTTCAGATCCCCGGGCAGATGTTCGTGTCGCGGTCGATGAGCCAGCCCCTGAGCTGGTGAAGACGGAGGCGGCGCCCGCAGTCGCCGAGGTCCCAACAGCGGAGCTGTCTCCTgccggcaagctcgtcgaggagacaTACCTCAAGCAGTTGAGCGAGCGGGCCAGCGATGTCCCCGGTGCTGGCGCATCGACTCCCAGTGCATCGGAAACCGCTGCAACCGGGTCGGCCGCGCCAGAAACcaaggcgtcgtcgtcacctACGAATGGAGAAcgacccacccgcccactATCAAGGCCAAAGATCAGCCTCGACAACCGCCTGCTGCACGCTCGCCACTTTGAcacggcgctcggcgagatcCGACCATCATCTTCGGAAGAGGGCACCATGTCCGAACTGCGCAAGTGGTCCGAGCAGtacggcgagggcggcaagaagcGGGGCAAGAAGAGCGGCTTTGGCAAAGGGTTTGGGTTTGGGCAGGAGAAGCTGGGTGTGGGCCAGAACTTTGGCCGTGTGGGCGAGGAGAGCAACTAG